One genomic segment of Culturomica massiliensis includes these proteins:
- a CDS encoding gamma carbonic anhydrase family protein codes for MAIIKELNGHTPKFGKNCFLADNAAIIGDVEMGDDCSIWFGAVLRGDVHYIKIGNKVNIQDNATIHATYQKSPTNIGNNVSIAHNAVIHGCTIHDNVLIGMGAIVLDDAVVESNSIVAAGSVVTKGTVVESGWVYAGIPAKKIKQMGPELLKGEVERIVNAYSMYAGWYK; via the coding sequence ATGGCCATTATAAAAGAATTAAACGGACATACTCCGAAATTCGGCAAAAACTGTTTTCTGGCAGACAATGCCGCTATCATCGGAGACGTAGAGATGGGAGATGATTGCAGTATCTGGTTCGGTGCTGTATTACGAGGCGATGTACATTACATTAAAATCGGTAATAAGGTAAACATACAGGACAATGCAACCATACACGCTACCTATCAAAAATCCCCGACCAACATCGGCAACAATGTGTCTATCGCTCACAATGCAGTAATACATGGCTGCACGATTCATGACAACGTATTGATCGGTATGGGGGCCATCGTTTTGGATGATGCCGTTGTCGAAAGCAACTCCATCGTTGCTGCCGGCAGTGTCGTAACCAAAGGAACCGTCGTGGAATCCGGTTGGGTATATGCCGGTATCCCTGCCAAAAAAATAAAGCAAATGGGACCCGAATTGCTGAAAGGCGAAGTAGAAAGAATCGTCAATGCCTATTCCATGTATGCCGGCTGGTATAAATGA
- the rpe gene encoding ribulose-phosphate 3-epimerase produces the protein MSVIISPSLLSANFLNLGKDIEMVNESSADWFHIDVMDGVFVPNISYGMSIISQIKSMARKPLDVHLMIVQPERYIEQFHKAGADILTVHWEASTHLHRTLQCIKSYGMKAGVALNPHTPVNVLEDIIQDIDIVLIMSVNPGFGGQSFIENSLHKVKKLKQLIRETSAKTWIEVDGGVNLKTGKELTEAGADALVAGSFVFGSENPPATIQALKQL, from the coding sequence ATGAGTGTAATTATTTCACCCTCCCTTTTATCTGCAAACTTTCTGAATCTGGGAAAAGACATCGAAATGGTCAACGAAAGTTCGGCAGACTGGTTTCATATAGACGTTATGGATGGGGTATTCGTACCCAATATTTCCTACGGTATGTCGATTATTTCTCAAATCAAATCGATGGCCCGTAAACCTCTGGATGTTCACCTGATGATTGTGCAGCCGGAAAGATATATCGAACAATTCCATAAAGCAGGAGCCGATATTCTGACTGTACACTGGGAAGCAAGCACCCACCTTCACCGGACTCTGCAATGTATCAAATCATACGGTATGAAAGCCGGTGTTGCACTGAATCCGCATACACCCGTAAATGTTCTCGAAGATATCATCCAGGATATTGATATTGTACTCATCATGAGCGTAAATCCGGGATTCGGTGGTCAGTCTTTTATTGAAAATTCACTTCACAAAGTAAAAAAACTCAAACAACTGATCCGGGAAACAAGCGCAAAGACATGGATAGAAGTAGACGGAGGCGTTAATCTGAAAACAGGAAAAGAATTGACAGAAGCCGGTGCCGACGCATTGGTAGCAGGCAGTTTTGTCTTTGGTTCCGAAAATCCACCGGCAACCATCCAGGCCCTGAAACAACTATAA
- a CDS encoding PBP1 and LysM peptidoglycan-binding domain-containing protein has translation MMKFVIVLFVLLACGRLSAQHVEVHKSTDIVVIKGKSYYLHVVEDGQTLYSICKAYGVDINAVKELNGKQDNAISMFEVLKIPYVEPYVEKDGKYYYHKVEKGETLYSISRKFGIKVRQILKENKQYENTPLSIGAIVRLPIKEIDVAQIGTSVDMPVKETEEKVIGLEQTIPLEEKRHEPEEVRKNYYPLVGDTLAGRPEFMDDMAIPDNKYVKVALLLPLFVQENIESNLGAVLVDTLTLRKHPVQILHKSEQFLYFYEGMLLALDSLKNEGYKIDLHIFDTQKSSERMYGIAAEINELNPDLVIGPVYGSEFKVLTESLMNRQIPIVYPLSSRSEDFGKYPNFIQVNPSFQALAEDMAAWIAARHETANIICINLSKGGETEEQMLTDITEKNLFTEQLNRLTDIGFYKWNFGEEHLEALKLLLNPDQENIVVLPTSKEADVSKILPTLAALAEQYRITVIGFPDWQNFTSVDHEMYYKLNVKLFTYSYVDNYSDNAKYFADQYRTYFYTEPHTLSAKAYDMGLYFIPLVAKYGTRTLEAIGYTGKTGLFSAFNFRRLCPECGWENRGLYIVNYGSDYRIKMELVK, from the coding sequence ATGATGAAATTTGTAATTGTTCTTTTCGTATTACTGGCTTGCGGCCGGCTTTCGGCACAGCATGTCGAGGTACATAAATCGACGGATATCGTTGTCATAAAAGGTAAGAGTTATTACTTACATGTGGTGGAAGACGGACAGACGCTTTATTCCATCTGTAAGGCGTACGGTGTGGATATCAATGCGGTAAAGGAGCTGAATGGCAAGCAAGACAATGCAATCAGTATGTTTGAAGTGCTGAAAATACCTTATGTAGAGCCTTATGTGGAAAAAGACGGTAAATATTATTACCATAAAGTTGAAAAAGGGGAGACATTGTATTCGATATCCAGAAAGTTCGGTATTAAGGTAAGGCAGATATTGAAAGAAAATAAACAATATGAGAATACTCCTTTATCAATCGGGGCGATTGTAAGACTCCCGATAAAAGAAATTGATGTCGCCCAGATCGGTACGTCGGTCGATATGCCGGTAAAAGAAACGGAAGAGAAGGTGATCGGACTGGAACAGACAATCCCGCTGGAAGAGAAGAGACATGAACCGGAAGAGGTGCGGAAAAATTATTACCCGCTGGTAGGGGATACACTGGCCGGCCGGCCGGAGTTTATGGATGATATGGCAATTCCGGATAATAAGTATGTAAAGGTAGCTTTATTATTGCCCTTGTTTGTACAGGAAAATATAGAGTCAAATTTGGGGGCCGTGTTGGTAGATACCCTGACTTTACGGAAACATCCTGTACAGATATTGCATAAATCCGAACAATTCCTTTATTTCTATGAAGGAATGCTATTGGCTTTGGATAGTTTGAAAAACGAAGGCTATAAAATAGACCTGCACATTTTCGATACCCAGAAAAGCAGTGAACGGATGTATGGAATTGCAGCAGAAATAAATGAGTTGAATCCGGATTTGGTGATCGGTCCGGTCTATGGTTCGGAGTTTAAAGTATTGACGGAAAGCCTTATGAACCGGCAGATTCCGATTGTTTATCCGCTATCTTCAAGAAGTGAAGATTTCGGGAAATATCCCAATTTTATACAGGTGAATCCTTCGTTTCAGGCTTTGGCGGAAGACATGGCAGCCTGGATTGCTGCCCGGCATGAAACCGCTAATATTATATGTATCAATTTGTCGAAGGGGGGAGAAACGGAAGAACAGATGCTGACGGATATAACAGAGAAAAATTTGTTTACGGAGCAATTGAATCGGTTGACGGATATCGGTTTCTACAAATGGAATTTCGGAGAAGAGCATCTGGAGGCTTTGAAATTGCTGTTGAATCCGGATCAGGAGAATATAGTGGTGTTGCCTACATCCAAAGAAGCTGATGTAAGCAAAATACTGCCGACTCTTGCAGCCTTGGCGGAGCAATACCGGATTACGGTTATCGGTTTTCCGGATTGGCAGAATTTTACTTCGGTAGACCATGAAATGTATTATAAACTGAATGTGAAATTATTCACATACAGTTATGTCGATAATTATTCGGATAATGCCAAATATTTTGCAGATCAGTACCGGACTTATTTTTATACGGAACCGCATACCCTGTCGGCTAAGGCGTACGATATGGGGTTGTATTTTATTCCTTTGGTGGCGAAATATGGAACGAGGACGTTGGAAGCTATCGGATATACCGGTAAAACCGGACTTTTTTCCGCTTTTAATTTCAGACGTCTCTGTCCGGAGTGCGGCTGGGAGAACCGGGGACTGTATATTGTAAATTACGGATCCGATTATAGAATTAAAATGGAATTGGTGAAATAA
- a CDS encoding PASTA domain-containing protein: protein MLFSKYPKLTLLLLNTLAAVIITVVIGYFVLGALDKYTMHGHSISVPAFQDLTWEEAQQLAKKNNLRVIIVDSIYDEKALPGTIQEQYPINGAKVKANRMIQLTVCAQNPEQVIFPQLNNSSYRQTLQTLQAKGFQIGNIEYAPSEFKNLVLHLKYKDNDIEAGSLLRKGVKIDIVLGNGGNEINYVALPQLCGLKVRDAIRLLQENYLNVGQIIPDNSLKNNSDINSAVVCFQQPAFQPNTNVPAGSYIDLEVSQNKARIAALDSLIVTE from the coding sequence ATGTTATTTTCCAAATATCCTAAACTGACACTTCTTTTGCTGAATACATTAGCTGCCGTAATCATTACTGTAGTCATCGGATATTTTGTGTTGGGTGCACTCGATAAATACACAATGCACGGTCATTCAATATCCGTTCCGGCTTTTCAGGATTTGACCTGGGAAGAGGCTCAGCAATTGGCGAAAAAAAACAATCTGCGGGTCATCATTGTCGATTCGATATACGATGAAAAAGCCCTCCCCGGTACAATTCAGGAACAATATCCGATAAACGGAGCCAAAGTAAAGGCCAACCGGATGATCCAACTGACGGTATGTGCCCAGAATCCCGAGCAGGTCATATTTCCCCAACTGAACAACTCTTCTTATCGTCAGACCTTACAAACATTACAGGCAAAAGGATTTCAGATCGGAAATATAGAATATGCCCCTTCTGAATTTAAGAATCTGGTATTGCATCTGAAATACAAGGACAACGATATCGAAGCCGGCTCGCTGCTGCGCAAAGGTGTCAAAATAGATATCGTTCTCGGAAACGGAGGAAATGAGATCAATTATGTCGCCCTTCCGCAACTATGTGGTTTGAAAGTCAGAGATGCAATCCGGCTTTTACAGGAAAACTATCTGAACGTCGGACAAATCATTCCGGATAACAGTTTAAAAAATAATTCGGATATCAACTCGGCTGTCGTCTGCTTCCAACAACCGGCTTTCCAACCGAACACGAATGTGCCGGCGGGTAGCTATATCGACCTGGAAGTTTCTCAAAATAAAGCCCGGATTGCAGCATTGGACTCATTGATCGTAACAGAATAA
- a CDS encoding RluA family pseudouridine synthase — translation MVEYTEEIEDFEEEITESEEEIQGREMFEHHRFEADKGQMPLRVDKFLLVRLPHASRTKIQDAAESGCIRVNDKPVKSNYKVKPNDIVSVVLSYPKREIEITPENIPLDIVYEDDYLLVVNKPAGMVVHPAFGHFSGTLVNALLWHLKDNPLFTGNDIRPGLVHRIDKDTSGLLVIAKTEEAKSHLALQFFNKTSDRKYLAVCWGNLESETGTITGHIGRHPVNRKVMSVYPDGSHGKHAITHYKVIERLGYVNLVECILETGRTHQIRAHFKYIGHPLFNDAEYGGNAILKGTTFSKYKQFVNNCFAVCPRQALHAQTLGFTHPATGERLSFESPIPPDMLQLIEKWRNYTSER, via the coding sequence ATGGTGGAATATACAGAAGAAATCGAAGACTTTGAAGAAGAAATAACGGAAAGCGAGGAAGAAATTCAAGGCCGGGAGATGTTCGAACACCATCGTTTCGAAGCCGATAAAGGGCAAATGCCCTTGCGTGTCGATAAATTCTTACTGGTACGACTTCCCCATGCCTCCCGGACAAAAATTCAGGATGCGGCAGAGTCCGGATGTATTCGTGTCAACGATAAACCGGTAAAATCCAATTATAAAGTAAAACCGAATGATATCGTCTCTGTTGTACTTTCATACCCCAAAAGAGAGATTGAAATCACACCCGAAAATATCCCGTTGGACATCGTATATGAAGACGATTACTTACTCGTTGTAAACAAACCGGCAGGTATGGTTGTACATCCGGCTTTCGGTCATTTCAGCGGTACCTTAGTCAACGCTCTTCTCTGGCATCTCAAAGACAACCCACTGTTTACAGGTAACGATATCCGGCCGGGATTGGTCCACCGTATCGATAAAGATACCTCCGGTCTATTGGTAATTGCCAAAACAGAAGAAGCCAAAAGCCACCTGGCCCTGCAATTTTTCAACAAGACATCCGACCGGAAATATCTGGCTGTATGCTGGGGAAACCTGGAAAGTGAAACGGGCACCATTACCGGACATATCGGTCGTCATCCGGTAAACCGCAAAGTTATGTCCGTCTACCCGGACGGCAGCCACGGCAAACATGCCATCACCCATTATAAGGTCATCGAAAGACTGGGATATGTAAACCTGGTCGAATGTATATTGGAAACCGGCAGAACCCATCAGATCAGGGCACATTTCAAATACATCGGACACCCGCTTTTCAATGATGCGGAATACGGTGGAAATGCCATTCTCAAGGGTACGACATTCAGTAAATACAAACAATTCGTCAACAACTGCTTTGCTGTATGCCCTCGCCAGGCTTTACATGCGCAAACACTGGGATTTACACACCCGGCAACGGGAGAACGTCTTTCTTTCGAATCCCCGATCCCCCCAGATATGCTGCAGCTTATTGAAAAATGGCGGAATTATACCAGTGAAAGATAA
- a CDS encoding TolC family protein yields the protein MKKGKRIRVLCTFFCFQFFMGTVLFAQESRVTLEQCIQQALEANYSIKIVRNQEYIADNNANYAPFLPSVGIDAQQTQRLNDTKTTVSGEDRKVNGATSDVLSAGVSLNWRMFDGMAMFTTYAKYQEMLAIGELNTQMALENLTVNVSEAYYNVIVQHSKLDASKHSLELSTERFNEARDKYVLGVLSGLELQQAKIDLNADSSKYMKQKELLKSAYISLNMIMNADLQRAMYVHDTIMLREPLIYGELYNNTLAMNTLLQIARKDQKISAMDVKLARSALFPTLDFNSGYNYSRTKTPSATTSLNRTNGFYWGFNLKMNIFDRLENRRKIKNAELEVENAEWSYKETELQTLADLAQLYNTYENNLQIVSFENESADVAFENLDAALEKYKLGSLSGIEFREFQRSYIDAVDRKLSAIYQAKVSELSLMLISGQVKVTN from the coding sequence ATGAAAAAGGGAAAAAGGATTAGAGTATTGTGTACGTTTTTTTGTTTTCAGTTTTTTATGGGTACGGTTCTTTTTGCGCAGGAAAGCCGTGTTACGCTGGAACAATGCATACAACAGGCGTTAGAGGCTAACTATTCCATAAAGATTGTACGTAATCAGGAGTATATCGCAGATAATAATGCCAATTACGCGCCTTTTCTGCCTTCGGTCGGGATTGATGCACAGCAGACTCAGCGACTTAACGATACAAAGACGACTGTAAGCGGGGAAGACCGTAAAGTGAACGGAGCGACGAGCGATGTACTTTCAGCCGGTGTTTCTTTAAACTGGCGTATGTTTGATGGTATGGCCATGTTTACGACCTATGCCAAATATCAGGAGATGTTGGCAATCGGAGAGTTGAATACACAGATGGCTTTGGAAAATCTGACGGTGAATGTGAGTGAGGCATATTACAATGTCATTGTACAACATAGCAAATTGGATGCTTCGAAGCACTCTCTGGAATTGTCAACAGAACGTTTTAATGAAGCCAGGGACAAGTATGTATTGGGGGTGTTGTCCGGTTTGGAGTTACAGCAGGCAAAAATAGACCTGAATGCCGATAGTTCGAAGTATATGAAACAAAAAGAACTGTTGAAGAGTGCTTATATATCCCTGAATATGATTATGAATGCCGATTTACAACGGGCGATGTATGTACATGATACAATAATGTTACGGGAACCGTTGATATATGGTGAATTGTATAATAATACACTGGCTATGAACACACTGCTTCAGATTGCCCGTAAGGATCAGAAGATATCGGCTATGGATGTAAAGCTGGCCCGTTCGGCTCTTTTTCCGACACTCGATTTTAATTCCGGTTATAACTACAGCCGGACGAAAACGCCTTCGGCGACGACTTCCTTGAACCGGACCAACGGTTTTTATTGGGGCTTTAATTTGAAGATGAATATTTTTGATCGTCTGGAAAATCGCCGCAAAATCAAGAATGCGGAATTGGAAGTCGAAAATGCGGAATGGAGTTATAAAGAGACGGAATTGCAGACATTGGCCGATTTGGCCCAATTGTATAATACTTATGAAAATAATCTGCAGATTGTCAGCTTTGAAAATGAAAGTGCAGATGTGGCTTTTGAGAATCTGGACGCCGCTTTGGAAAAATATAAGTTGGGCTCTTTGTCCGGTATCGAGTTCCGGGAATTTCAACGAAGCTATATCGATGCGGTGGATCGTAAACTGTCGGCTATCTATCAGGCAAAGGTTTCCGAACTTTCATTGATGTTAATCAGCGGTCAGGTAAAAGTGACCAATTGA